The DNA sequence TGACGACGGACGAGTCCACCGGGCCGGCCACCCGCCGACCCGGCCGCGCACACCGCGCGCACCGCGCACACCGCACGGCAGCAACCTGCCCCAACTGCGTGGACACGGGTGCTTCGGGCAGGTCCCGCGCTAGCCTAGAACGAGTTCCAGTGGCTCACAGGCCCGGTTCCGGTCCTGCCGCCATGCACGATGTCCGCTTGCCGCCGACCCGCAGACGCAATACCTCCGAAGTGGGACATATGACCGCAGAAGTCAAGCCGGCCACCCTTCAGCTGACCGAGCGGCAGGAGGCGCGCCGCCGACGCATCCTGCACGCCAGCGCCCGGCTGGCCAGCCGGGGCGGCTTCGACGCGGTCCAGATGCGCGAGGTCGCCGAGAACTCCGGCGTGGCGCTCGGCACCCTCTACCGCTACTTCCCCTCCAAAGTGCATCTGCTGGTGGCGACGATGCAGGACCAGTTGCAGCACATGCACGAGACGCTGCGCAAGCGGCCGCCGACCGAGGACGAGCCGGCCGCCCGGGTCGCCCAGACCCTGATGCGCGCCTTCCGCGCCCTCCAGCGCGAACCCCATCTGGCCGACGCGATGGTGCGCGCCCTGACCTTCGCCGACCGGTCGGTCAGCCCGGAGGTGGACACGGTCTCCCGGCTCACCACCGCGATCATCCTCGACGCCATGGGCCTGCCGGACGCCCCGACGGCCGAGCAGCTCTCCGCGGTCCGGGTCATCGAACACACCTGGCATTCGGCGCTGATCACCTGGCTCTCGGGGCGCGCCTCGATCGCCCAGGTCAAGATCGATATTGAGACCGTCTGCCATCTGATCGACCTCACGGCCCCCGCTCCGGCCCGCTAGCCGGGCGGATCGCGCACCGGCGCACACGGAATACCCACCGACCGCACACCCATTGCACACCCGTCACGCACCGATCACACATAACTCGCGCACCCACCACACACGATGTGCACATAGGGGCGCACGGGCCAAACTCTGCGCCCCTTAAAGCCTCCGGGTGTGGTTTGTGCGCCCTTGCGCCCCCTCTTGGCTCAAATTCCGCGTTCACGCCCTGCCCAATCCCGGTATTCATGAACGGCGCGCGACAGAGCCACAACGGCGCGCAACAAGAGAACAGCATCGTGGGGGGTGGAGAAATTCGTGATCCGGTTACTTCTGGTACACGATTCAGGTCTGTTGCGGTCGGCCCTGGCCTCTTTACTAGGGACCGAACCGGACATCGAGGCGGCCGCGTGCTCCTGGCGCGACGCGCGTAGCAGAGCCCGTTCCTTACAACCGCATGTGTGCGTGGTGGACGCCGACTGCCCGGCCTCCGACCGGGCGGCCCGCAAAGGCGAGTTGGGGAAGATCGTGGCCTCCGTCTCCGGGGAGGGCGGTGAGTGCGGACTGCTGGTGCTGGTCAACGCGGAGCGACCGGGTCCGCTGCGCCGCGCCCATGAGGCCCGCGCGCTCGGCTACGTCGACAAAGATGCCCCGCCACAGCGGCTGATCGAGGCGATCCGGCAGGTGGCGAGGAAGGAGCGCTATGTCGACGAGGCCCTGGGCTACGGCTTCCTCCAAGCGGCCGAGATCCCGCTGACCGAACGCGAGCTGGGTGTGCTGTCCCTGGCCGCCGACGGCGCCTCCATCCCGGAAATCGCCCGCACGCTCCACCTGTCCACCGGGACGATACGCAACTACCTGGCCGCGATCACCCGTAAGACCGGTGCGCGCAACCGCGTGGACGCCATACGCATATCCCAGGTCGCGGGGTGGGTCTGACCGGGACCGGCGACGACCCGAGGACGCCGCTCGGGGTGGTGGTCATGGCGCCGGTCGGGGTGGCTGTCGGGGCACCCGTCGCGGTGGCGGTCGGGGTGCCCGTCGTGGCGTCGGCCGGGGCGCCCGTCGGCGCACCCGTCGCAGCGCCCACCGGCACACCCGTCGCAACACCCCTCGTGGCGCTATTCGTCGGGGGGAAAGACTTGCTCACCCGTGTCCGTCAGCCGGATGGCGATTGCCTCGACCGGACAGCCCTCGGCCGCAGCCAGCACCGGCTCGGAGGCGTCGGCCTCCGGCTCGGTGGGATGCGACTGCCGCGCCCCGTCGAGCCGGAAGGCGCCGGGGGCGGTGGCGGCGCACATCCCCGAGCCGATGCACACGCCGCGGTCCACCTCGATCCGCCAGCGGTCCCCCATCAGCCCGGCTCCCCGTCCCAGCCCTGGGGCAGGTGGATCATCTTGTGCTCCAGATAGGCGGAGAACCCCTCCGGGCCGAACTCCCTGCCCAGACCGGAGTTCTTGTAGCCGCCGAACGGCCCGAGCATGTCGAGGCTGAAGGTGTTGACGGAGTAGGTGCCGGTGCGGACGCGCCGCGCGAAGTCGATGCCGTGCCCGACGTCCGCCGTCCATACGGAGCCCGACAGACCGTAGTCGGAGTCATTGGCGATCCGGGCCGCCTCCTCCTCGTCGCCGTACGGCAGCAGACAGATGACCGGGCCGAAGATCTCCTCACGGGCGATCCGCATGTCGTTGCCGACGTCGCCGAAGAGCGTGGGCTCCACGTACCAGCCGGTCTCCGGGGCCCTCGGGCGGCCGCCGCCGGTCAGCACCTTGGCGCCCTCGCGCTGCCCCAGCGCGATGTAGTCCAGCGACCGCTTCTGCTGCCGCCGCGCCACCAGCGGCCCGACCTGGGTGGCCGGGTCCAGGGGGTCGCCGACGACCAGGGCGGAGGCGGCGGCCACCAGACGCTCGGCGATCTCGTCGTAGTGGGCGCGCGGCGCGAGGATACGGGTCTGGGCCACGCATGCCTGTCCGTTGTTCATCCAGGCGTTGGGCACGATCCCGGCGACGGCCGTCTCAAGGTCCGCGTCCGGCAGGATCACCGCGGCCGACTTGCCGCCCAGTTCCAGCGTGACCCGGGTCAGCCGGCGCGAGGCGACCTCCATGACCCGTTTGCCGGCCGCGACCGAGCCGGTGAACGACACCTTGTCCACGCCCGGGTGGCCCACCAGATACTCGCTGACCTCGCGGTCGGCCGGAAGGATCGACAGCACCCCCTCGGGCAGCCCCGCCTCGGCCACGATCTCCGCCAAGAGGTAGGAGTCCAGCGGCGTCTCGGGCGACGGTTTGAGGATCACCGAGCATCCCGCGAGCAGCGCGGGCGCCAGCTTCGCGGCGGCCACGAACTGCGGCACGTTCCACGGCACCACGGCCGCGACCACCCCGACCGGCTCCCGCCGCACCAGCAGCGGGCCGAGCACCCCGGCCCGCCGCTCCTCGTAGACGAAGTCGCGGGCCACGGTGATGGCCGCGTCCCACACCATCATCGCGCCCAGCGCCTGGGCCAGGACGCTCCAGGAGTACGGGGAGCCGTTCTGCGCGCTGATGAGCCGGGCGATCTCCTCATGGCGTACGGCGATGGCGTCCTTGATCCGGGTGACCACCGCGATCCGCTCGTCCAGGCTCGTCCGGGCCCAGGGCCCCTCGTCGAACGCCGTCCGCGCCACCGCGACCGCCCGGTCCACATCGGCCCGGGAGGCGTGCGGCACCCGGCCGATGACCTCCTCGGTGTGCGGCGAGACGACCTCGATCACGTCCGTACCGGCCGGATCGGCCAACGCGCCGCCGATGAAGAGCTGTCCGTGCTCGATGAGGTCGCTCATCGTCGAGCCTCCCGCCACTCGCCCCGATCTGACGCCGAATCTGACGCAGCATCAGAACTGATACCAGTTGCGGTTATAGTGGGCAATGCTTGTGTCGAGGAGAGGGGCGCCGATGGCGCGGGGGACGCGGAGGACGCAGGTAGCGCGGGTGACCGAGCACGGCGGCGGGGTGTGGAGCATCCCGGTCCCGATCCCCGACAACCCGCTCGGGTACACCCTCGTCCACCTCCTCGACACCGACCGCGGCCCGGTCCTGATCGACACCGGCTGGGACGACCCCACCGCCTGGGACACCCTCACCGCCGGGCTCGCCGCCTGCGGCGCCTCCGTCTCCGACGTCCACGGCGTCCTCGTCACCCATCACCACCCCGACCACCACGGGCTGTCCGGCCAGGTGCGGGAGGCGTCCGGTGCGTGGATCGCCATGCACGCCGCCGACGCCGAGGTCGTCCGCCGCACCCGCGAGGCCGAGCCCACCAGCTGGCTCGACTACCTCGCCGAGAAGCTCGCCGTCGTCGGCGCCCCCGAGGACCACCTGGCCCCGCTGCGCGCGGCCCGCGCCTCGGGCCGCGCCGCCGCCCTCCCGCGCGGCCGCCCCGCCCAGCCCGACCGCGAGATCGTCCCCGGTGAACTCCTCGATCTGCCCGGCCGCCGGATGCGCGCCATCTGGACCCCCGGCCACACCCCCGGCCATGTCTGTCTGCACCTCGAAGAGACCCACCCGGCGGCCGGCGAGGACGCGCCCGGCCACGGCCGGCTCTTCTCCGGCGACCATCTGCTGCCCGAGATCAGCCCGCACATCGGGCTGTACGAGGACCCCGACGACGCCACCGTCACCGACCCCCTCGGCGACTACCTCGACTCCCTCGAACGCGTCATCGCCCTCGACCCGGCCGAGGTGCTCCCTGCCCACCAGTACGCCTTCACCGACGCCCCGGGCCGGGTGCGGGCCCTGCTGCGCCACCACGAGGAGCGGCTGGCGGGGCTGCGTACCCTGCTGGTCGACCGCCCGCTGACGCCGTGGCAGCTGGCCGAGGCCATGGAGTGGAACCGCCCCTGGGCCCAGATCCCGCACGGCTCCCGCACCATCGCGGTCTCGGAGGCGGAGGCGCACCTGCGCCGGCTGGTGAAGCTGGGCAGGGCGGAAGCGGTGCCGGGCAGCAATCCCGTGCGGTACCAGGCGATATGAGTGACGCATGAGGGTGCCGGTCCTTCCGGCCGGGGGCTAGGGTCCTTCTTCCGGATCTCCACCGCGTCGCGGAGATCCGGAAGCAGGACCCCAGCCTTACCCGGCCTGGCCCACACACCCCGTACCAGCAGGAGCACGCGTGACGAGCCCCACCCGCGATTCCGCCCCCACTCCAGGCCCGGCAGCCGGCCCGACACCGCCCCCGGGTTGCCCCGCGCACTCCGGCCAGGCCCCGGCCGGGGGACGGCTCGAGTCGCTGCACGGCCCCGAGTTCGCCGCCGACCCGGCCGCCACCTACGCGCGGCTGCGGGAACACGGGACCATCGCCCCCGTGGAGCTGGCGCCCGGCGTCACCGTCTCGCTCGTCACCGGCTACCGGACCGCGCTGGACATCCTGCGCAGCCCCGAGACGTACTCCAAGGACGCGCGCCACTGGCAGGCCCTCGCCGACGGCACCATCCCCCTGGACAACCCCGTGGTGCCGATGATGATGTACCGGCCGAACGCGCTGTGCAGCGACGGCGAGGCGCATGACCGGCTGCGGTCGGCGATCTCCGACACCCTCGACCGGCTGGACATCCACGCGCTGCACCGCTACGTGGAGCGGAGCGCCGACTTCCTCATCGACCTCTTCGGCCCCAAGGGCGAGGCGGATCTGCTCAAGGAGTACGCCGCCCGGCTCCCCCTGCTCGTCTTCAACCAGCTCTTCGGCTGTCCGCCGGAATTGAGCGACCGGCTCGTCAGGGCGCTCTCGGCGCTCTTCGAGATCACCGAGGACTCCGAGCAGGCCAACACGCTGCTGACGGAGACCCTCTTCGAGCTCGTCGCCCGCAAACGGGCCGCGCCGGGACCGGACATGACGTCCTGGCTGATCGCCCATCCCGCTCAGCTCACCGACGAGGAGCTGGTCCACCAGATCGTCGTCCTCGTCGGCGCGGGTACCCAGCCCCAGCAGAACCTGATCTGCAACGGGCTGTTGCTGCTGCTGTCCGACGAACGGTTCGCGGGCGCTCTGACGGGCGGCACCATGCTGATCGAGGACGCGCTCAACGAGATGCTGTGGAAGGACCCGCCCCTGGCCAACTTCTGCGTCCACTACCCGCGCCGTGACGTGACGGTCGACGGACACCGGCTGGCCAAGGGCGAACCCGTCGTCGTCAGCCTGACGGCCGCCAACAATGACCCGTACCTGCTGGCGAACCGGCGCGGCAACCGCGCCCATCTGGCGTGGAGCGCGGGCCCGCACACCTGCCCCGCGAAGGACCCGGCCCAGGTCATCGCCTCCGTCGCCATCGAGAAACTCCTCGACCGCCTCCCCGACCTCGAACTGGCCGTGCCGGTCGAGCAGTTGGAGTGGCGGCCCGGCCCCTTCCACCGGGCCCTGGCCTCGCTGCCGGTGCGCTTCCCGCGGACCGCCGCCAAGTCCGATGAGGCACTGGCCGAGATGGCCGCCGCGGCGAGCGCGATCGGCGCCGGGGCCGTGCTGGGCACGGCGCCCGCGGCCGCCACACCCGCCGCCGGGGAGAACCCGCCGCAGGACGGTCCCGGTGGGACCGCGTCCGCGCCGGAACCGGACACGGCGGCCACCGCCACGGCAGCCACCGCCACGGCAGCCCCTGGCACGGCAGCGGAACCCGGCGCCGAGCACGAGGCCCGGCGCCGCTGGTGGCAGTCCCTGGCCCAGTGGTGGCGCCGCGGATAGCCGAGAGGCGGCCGATACGACGGCCGACCGGGCGGGCCGGCCGGCCCGTTCGGTCCGGTCGGCCAGGTCGGCCCGGTCAGCCCGGCTGAGCAGGCCCCTCGGTGTGGTGAGAGGGGTCGAAGCGGGTGACGAACCGCCGCTGCCAGGGCGTCTCGACCGCGCGCCGTGAGTAGTGCTCGCGGACGTACGCCACCGCCTCCCGGCCGGGCACCCCGTCCAGCACCGCGAGACAGGCGAGCGCGGTGCCGGTGCGGCCCTGGCCGCCGCCGCAGGCCACCTCGACGCGCTCGGTCCCGGCCCGCTCCCATGCCTCGCGCAGCGCGTCGGCGGCGGCGGGACGGTCCGAGGGCAGCCGGAAGTCCGGCCAGCGCACCCAGCGGTGCTCCCACTCCACCGCCGGTGGGCGGCGGCCCAGCAGATAGAGCGCGAAGGTGGGCAGCAGCCCCTCCGGAAGCGGATGGCGCAGCCCCCGCCCCCGGATGAGCCGGCCCGACGGCAGCCGCAGCACACCCGCCCCCGTGGGCTCCCAGGTATGGGTCATGGGGGCGAGGCTATCGAGAAGCCTTTCTGCCGTGTTCCGGATGCGGAAACCCGCGGCGCGGGCTGAGACGGCGTTATCGGTATCGGATTGCCGGGCCGGTGGGCGACCGCATAGCGTCGCGGCGCATGACACCGACGCTGCGCACCGCGCGCCTGCTGCTCGAGCCGTACCGGCCCGAGGACGAGGACGCCTTCGTGGCGCTGTTCCAGGACCGGCGGGTGTCCCGCTGGATGGGGGACGGGAGGCCCGCCCCGGAAGCCGAGGACCGGGCGCTGTTCGGGCGGGTCTTCACCAAGGTCTACGCCCGGCGGCTGTTCGACGTCTGGGCGGTCCGCGAGGACGGCCGGTACGTCGGCCACGCCGAGATCAAGCCGGCCGAGGCCGTCGGCGGCCACGAGATCGTCTACGCGCTGGTGCCGGAGGCGTGGGGGCGCGGCCTGGGAACGGAACTGGCCGTGGCGGTCGTCGGCCACGGCTTCGGCGCGCTCGGGCTGAACGAGGTGCACGCCACGGTCACGGCGGCCAACGGCGCGTCGCTGGCGCTGCTCACCCGGCTCGGGTTCGCGCACAGCCGCGACATCGAGGAGGACGACGGCACCGTGACGCGCTGCCTCACCCTCGTCCGGGGCGACCGGCAGCGGCGGGCCGGCGAGGGTGGCCGAGGGCGGTCGACAAGTCGCCGCATAAACTGTCCGTAAACTTCATACGCGTCCGATCGGGGGAAGCCGGTGCGATTCCGGCGCTGACCCGCAACCGTGAGCGCGCCCCGCGGGGCGTACGAGCCGGAACACCCGGGCGGGCGCGACGACGCAGGCTCCCGCCGCCGGAGGACCGGCGGCGGCACCGTCGAGGTATGCGGAGCTGAGCCGGGTGCCAGCCGTGTCGCGGAGCGTTCCGCGGGCGGATGGACGGCCGTGCGCGGCTGCGTACGCCCGTTCACCGACCGAGAGGCACCAAGCCATGAACATACGCCGCAGCGTGGCGGCCCTTTCCCTGTGCGCCGCCCTGGGCGTGGCCGCCGCGCCTGCCGCCGTCGCCGACGACGGGTCGGCCGGGCGTCCCGAGGGGCTCTACGGCGCCAAGGACCCGAAGTTCGACGGGGTGTGGCGGCAGTCGCTGGCGCTGCTCGCCCAGGACGCGGTGGGCGTCACCCCGGCGAAGTCGGCCATCGACTGGCTGGCCGGGCAGAGTTGCGCCGACGGCGGTTTCGCGGCGTACCGCGCGGACACCTCGAAGGCGTGCGACCCGAAGAAGGGCGAGTTCACGGACGCGACCTCGGCGGCGGTCCAGGCGCTGGCCGCGGTGGGCGGGCGCGCCGAGGTCGTGGAGAAGGGCATCGGCTGGCTGAAGCGCCACCAGAACGACGACGGCGGCTGGGGCATGAACCCGGGCGGCCCGAGCGACGCCAACTCCACCTCGGCGGCGATCGGCGCCTTGGCCGCCACCGGTCAGGACCCGGCGGAACTGACCTCGGGCTCGGGCGAGGACGGCAAGACCCCGTACGACGCACTGCTCGGCCTGCAACTGGACTGCTCGGCGAAGGCGGAGGAACGCGGGGCGTTCGCGTACACGGCGGCCAAGGGCAAGCCGGTCGCCAACGAGCTGGCCACCGCGAGCGCCGCACTGGCCGCCCAGGGGAAGGGCTTCGTCTTCGAGACCGTCGGCAAGGACAACGGCGCCGATCCCGAGCCGCTGAGCTGCACGAATGGAAAATCGGACGGAAAGCCGGACGGAAAGGGCAAGGCGGGTACGCCGAAGGCGGCCGCCGAGGCGGCGCTGGCCCATCTGTCCCGCGTCATGTCCGACACCGGCGCGCACCTGAAGTCCGCGCTGCCCGGCGCCGAGGACCAGCCCGACTTCGGTGGCACCGCCGACGCGATCGTGGCACTCGCCGCCGGGGAGCACAGCGCGGTCGCGGGCAAGCCGCTCCAGTGGCTCCAGGGCAAGGACAGCGGCACGGCGGCCTGGGCCAAGGGCGATCCGGGCGCGCTCGCCAAGCTGATCCTCGCGGCCCACGCGGCCGGAGCCGACCCGCACGACTTCGGCGGCGCCGACCTCGTACAGCAGCTGAACGCCACCGGGCCCAAGCCCGAAGCGACGGCCGCGGGCGCGGAGTCGGACGGGGACGGCAAGAGCGAGGAGAAGAAGAAGGACGACAGCGGCGGGATCGGCGGCGTCTGGTGGACCGTAGGGGTCTGCGCGATCGCCGGTGTGGGCATCGGCTTCCTGCTCAGCGGCCGAAAGAAGCAGCAGCTTTGACCCCGCGCACATACCTGGCCCCGACCTCCCGCGCGTACACGGCCTTGACCCAGCGCACCCGCGCGGCGTGGTTCCGGTACGCCCTCACGGCACGGGCACGGCGCCCCCGCACGGCCTCGGCCCCACGCACCCGCGCGCCCTTCACCCCCCGCACCCGCGTGGCCCGGTTGCTGCTGCCCGTCCTCGTCCTGTGCGCGGTGCTCGGCGCCGCCCCCGCGCAGGCCGTCGACGGGTATCGCTACTGGTCGTTCTGGCAGCGGGGCGGGGACCGTGGCGGCTGGACCTATGCCGTCCAGGGGCCCTCGTCGGCGCGGCCCGGCGACGGCGACACGATCGGTTTCCGGTTCGCGGTCAGCGAGGACTCCGACGACGCCACCCGGCCGCGCGGCACGGCCGACTTCGCCGCCGTCTGCGCCGGCACCCCGGCCAAGGGCGGTACCAAACGGGTCGCGGTGGTCCTCGACTTCGGCACGGCCGCCGACGCGCCGGACCACCGGACCCCGCCCGCGCCCCGTACGGAGTGCGCCCGGGTCGGCGAGGACGCGACCGCCGGGGAGGCGCTCGCGGCGGTCGCGAAGCCGCTGCGCTACAACTCCGCCGCGCTGCTGTGCGCCATCGCCGGATATCCGGAGTCGGGTTGCGGTGAGAAGGTGAGCAGCTCCGTGGACGCCCACGCCGTCCCGAAGGGCGACGGCGACACGGCGGACGGCGACTCGGGCCCCTCCGCCGGGCTGATCGGCGGGCTGGCCGCCGTGGTCCTGCTCGGCGCCGCGGCGGTGTGGCAGGCGCGCCGCCGTCGCGCATGAGGACCCGGATGAGTGCGCGGGCGAGCGCGTGGGCGCGGAGGGGCACGCGGATGACCGCCACGCCACCGCGCACCGTGCACGGAACCGCCACGCCACGCCGCTCCGGCGCCCGCCCCGGCTCCCGTCCCGGCTCCCCGCGCAGCGGCGGCGCGCTGCACGCCGGGGCCTGGTGGCTGTGGGCGCTCGGGCTGGCCACGGCCGCGTCCCGGACCACCAATCCGCTGCTGCTCGGCCTGCTGATCGCGGTCGCGGGCTATGTGGTGGCCGTGCGCCGTACGGACGCCCCGTGGGCCCGCTCGTACACCGCGTTCCTCAAGCTCGGTCTCGTGGTGCTGGCCATCCGGCTGTTCTTCGCGGTCTTCTTCGGCTCGCCGATCCCCGGTACGCGGGTGCTCCTCACCCTCCCCGAAGTCCCGCTCCCCCACTGGGCGCAGGGCGTGCGGATCGGCGGCCGGGTGTCGGCCGAGGGGCTGGTGTTCGCGCTGTACGACGGGCTGCGGCTGGCCGCCCTGCTGATCTGCGTCGGCGCCGCGAACGCGCTCGCCAGCCCGGCGCGGCTGCTCAAGTCGCTGCCCGGCGCGCTGTACGAGGCCGGGGTCGCGGTCGTGGTGGCGATGACCTTCGCCCCCCATCTGGTGGCGGACGTCCAGCGGTTGCGCTCCGCCCGCCGGCTGCGCGGCCGCCCCGACCGCGGGGTGAAGGCGCTGCTGCGGGTCGGACTGCCGGTGCTGGAGGGCGCGCTGGAGCGGTCGGTGGCCCTGGCGGCGGCGATGGACGCGCGCGGCTACGGCCGTACCGCCCAGGTCCCGCCCGCCGTCGCCCGTACCACCACCGCGCTGACCCTGGGCGGGCTGCTCGGCGTCTGCTGCGGTACGTACGGCCTGCTCGCGGCCGAGGGCGCGGGCTACGGTCTGCCGCTGCTGCTGGCCGGGCTCGCCGCCGCGCTCGGCGGACTGTGGCTGGGCGGCCGCCGCACGGTGCGCAGCCGCTACCGCCCGGACCGCTGGGGTGTGCGGGCGTGGCTGGTGGCGGGGTCGGGGGCGGCGGTCGCGGCGCTGGTGATCGCTGCCGCCTCGTACGCCCCCCAGGCCCTCCAGCCGTCCGTCGTCCCGCTCACCGCCCCGACGCTGCCGCTGTGGCCGGCGGCGGGCGTACTGCTGGGGCTGCTCCCGGCGGTCGCGGCCCCGGCGCCGCCTCCGGCCCCAGGGCCGGCCCCGGCCCCGGCCCGCGAGCCGGTTCCGGCGGACGGCACCCCCACCGGACCGGCCAGGGGCCAGGGTCGATGGCGCCCGGAACGCGAAACCCCGCCCGGCGGGACCGAGCAAGAGGACGGGCCAAAGGACGAGCAGACGAACGAGCAGAAGAACGAGCGAGCCGAGGCGGGCTCCGAGGAGGAGGCCACGCAGTGATCCGTTTCGAGCAGGTGTCGGTCCACTACGACGGTGCGGCGCGGCCCGCCCTGGCGGGGGTGGACCTGACCGTCCCCGAGGGCGAGCTGTGTCTGCTCGTCGGCCCGTCCGGGGTCGGCAAGTCGACCCTCCTGGGCGCCGTCTCCGGTCTCGTACCGCATTTCACGGGTGGCACCCTGCGGGGCCGGGTCACCGTCGCGGGCCGGGACACCCGTACCCACAAACCCCGCGAACTGGCCGATGTCGTCGGCACCGTGGGGCAGGATCCGCTCGCGCACTTCGTCACCGACACCGTCGAGGACGAACTGGCCTACGGCATGGAGTCCCTCGGCGTCGCGCCCGACACCATGCGCCGCCGGGTCGAGGAGACGCTGGACCTGCTGGGCCTGGCCGAGCTGCGGGACCGCCCCATCGCCACGCTCTCCGGCGGGCAGCGGCAGCGCGTGGCGATCGGCTCGGTGCTCACCACCCACCCCCGCGTCCTGGTCCTGGACGAACCGACCTCCGCGCTCGACCCGGCCGCGGCCGAGGAGGTGCTGGCCGTGTTGCAGCGGCTGGTGCACGACCTGGGCACCACCGTGCTGATGGCCGAGCACCGGCTGGAGCGGGTGGCGCAGTACGCGGACCAGATGATCCTGCTGCCCTCCCCCGGCGCCGCCCCGCTGACCGGCCCACCGGCCGAACTGCTGCCGGTGTCGCCGGTCCAGCCGCCCGTGGTGGCGCTGGGCGGCCTCGCGGGGTGGCCGTCGCCGGTGCCGCTGTCCGTGCGGGACGCGCGCCGCGGGGCGGGCCCGCTGCGGGAGCGGCTGGCACCGCTCGTCCCCCGGTCGGTGGCCGATCCGCCGCCGGGCGAGCCGGTGGCCGAGGTGGCGCGGCTGTCCGTCCGGCACGGCCGGGTCGAGGCGCTGCGCGGGGTGGACCTGGCGGTGCGTCCGGGCGAGACCGTGGCGTTGATGGGGCGCAACGGGGCGGGCAAGTCCACGCTGCTGGCGAGCCTGGTCGGACTGCACGAACCCGCCTCGGGGTCGGTACGGGTCGGCCCCGGCCGGGTCGTACCGCACCGCACCCGCCCCGCCGAACTGCTGCGCCAGGTGGGCCTGGTACCGCAGGAGCCGCGCGATCTGCTCTACGCGGACACGGTGGCCGCCGAATGCGCGGCGGCCGACCAGGACGCGGGCGCGGCCCCCGGCACCTGCCGTGAACTGGTGGGCCGGCTGCTGCCGGAGGTGGCGGACACCGCCCATCCGCGCGATCTGTCGGAGGGGCAGCGGCTGGCGCTGGCCCTGTCCGTCATCCTCACCGCGCGTCCGCCGCTGCTGCTGCTCGACGAGCCGACGCGCGGCCTCGACTACGCGGCGAAGGCGCGCCTGGTGGAGGTGGTACGGGGGCTGGCGGCGGACGGCCACGCGATCGTGCTGGCCACCCACGACGTGGAGCTGGCGGCCGAACTCGCGCACCGCGTCGTCATCCTGGCCGAGGGCGAGGTGGTCGCGGACGGGCCCACGGCAGAGGTCGTGGTGTCATCCCCCGCCTTCGCCCCGCAGGTGGCCAAGGTCCTGGCGCCGCTGCCGTGGCTGACGGTGCGGCAGGTGCGCGAGGCGCTGGAGGGGGCGCCGTGAGCGGGACACCCCTCAGCGGGCCGCACCGGCCCGAGGAGCGGCACGGCGACGAGGCAACGGCCGTACGGGAACAGGACGCACGGAAGCAGGGCGCACGGAAGCAGGACGCACCGAAACAGGCCGCACAGAAGAAGAACACGCAGAAACAGGACACCCAGAAACAGGGTGCGCGCACGCGGACGGCCGCACCCCTGCGAGCCGTACGCCTCGGCCCGCGCTCGGTCGCGGCGCTCGCCCTCGTCTCCGCGATCGGCGTCGTCGCCTTCGGCTGGCCGCTGTTCGCACCGGGCGACTCCGGGATCACCACCCATGCCGCCGACGCCCCCTGGCTGTTCGCCGCGCTGCTTCCGCTGCTGCTGGCCGTGGTGGTGGCGACGATCGCGGACACCGGTCTGGACGCCAAGGCCGTCGCGATGCTCGGGGTGCTGGCGGCGGCGGGGGCGGCGCTGCGGCCGCTGGGCGCGGGGACGGCCGGGATCGAGCCGATGTTCTTCCTGATGGTGCTGTCGGGGCGGGTGCTGGGCCCGGGTTTCGGCTTTGTCCTCGGCGCCGTGTCGATGTTCGCGTCCGCGCTGCTCACCGGCGGGGTGGGGCCGTGGATGCCGTTCCAGATGCTGGCGATGGGCTGGGTGGCGATGGGCGCGGGGCTGCTGCCCGGCGCCGCGCGGCTGCGCGGCCGGGCGGAGTCGCTGCTGCTGGCCGGGTACGGGGCGGTGGCGTCCGTGGCC is a window from the Streptomyces luomodiensis genome containing:
- a CDS encoding ABC transporter ATP-binding protein, with amino-acid sequence MIRFEQVSVHYDGAARPALAGVDLTVPEGELCLLVGPSGVGKSTLLGAVSGLVPHFTGGTLRGRVTVAGRDTRTHKPRELADVVGTVGQDPLAHFVTDTVEDELAYGMESLGVAPDTMRRRVEETLDLLGLAELRDRPIATLSGGQRQRVAIGSVLTTHPRVLVLDEPTSALDPAAAEEVLAVLQRLVHDLGTTVLMAEHRLERVAQYADQMILLPSPGAAPLTGPPAELLPVSPVQPPVVALGGLAGWPSPVPLSVRDARRGAGPLRERLAPLVPRSVADPPPGEPVAEVARLSVRHGRVEALRGVDLAVRPGETVALMGRNGAGKSTLLASLVGLHEPASGSVRVGPGRVVPHRTRPAELLRQVGLVPQEPRDLLYADTVAAECAAADQDAGAAPGTCRELVGRLLPEVADTAHPRDLSEGQRLALALSVILTARPPLLLLDEPTRGLDYAAKARLVEVVRGLAADGHAIVLATHDVELAAELAHRVVILAEGEVVADGPTAEVVVSSPAFAPQVAKVLAPLPWLTVRQVREALEGAP
- a CDS encoding ECF transporter S component, yielding MRAVRLGPRSVAALALVSAIGVVAFGWPLFAPGDSGITTHAADAPWLFAALLPLLLAVVVATIADTGLDAKAVAMLGVLAAAGAALRPLGAGTAGIEPMFFLMVLSGRVLGPGFGFVLGAVSMFASALLTGGVGPWMPFQMLAMGWVAMGAGLLPGAARLRGRAESLLLAGYGAVASVAYGTAMNLQGWALLQGMASGISYVPGDPLDENLARFVAYCLATSLGWDLPRAVVTMVLTLTLGGPVLRALRRATRRAAFEAPVAFEDR